The following is a genomic window from Cryptococcus depauperatus CBS 7841 chromosome 2, complete sequence.
AGACGATTTAACCGCCTGAGCCACCATGTCGTCAATGAGTCGATGTTCATAGTAGATTCCAAGCTTTTCAAATTCAGACTTGTAGGTAGAATCGTAGACTTGTTGGAAAATGTCTTTGAATCGTCCATCGtactttttcaagatgGTGCTACCCCAGACGTCAGTTCCTCCAACTCCACTCAAAACTTACTTTTTGGTCGACATAAACAGAGGCATGCTCTTGCTGATCGCCATCTTGAAGCTCGCATGGGCGAATCCATAGATACTCTCGTCGGTGTTGTACATGGACATGGCGACACCTTTTCCCTTGAAATCATAGACATTCAACTCGGTCGGCGCTCCTCCGTCAGCGGGAGTAAAATTGAGTGTAAGCTTTCCTGGACCGGGGGCGATAAAGTCAGTAGAACGGTACTGGTCACCGAAAGCATGTCGACCGATGCAAATTGGCTTGACCCATCCCGGGATAGGTTTAGGGAttttgttgagaatgatggGCTCTCGGAATACTGTTCCTCCCAAAATGTTTCGAATCTGCCACCCCTATTAGACAAATCTTGCGGAAAAGACAGCTACGCACAGTACCGTTTGGACTTTTCCACATCTCCTTCAGGTTGAACTCCTTGACCCGAGCCTCATCAGGAGTAATCGTAGCGCACTTGACTCCAACCGAATACTTTTTGATAGCTTCGGCAGACTCAACAGTAACCCTGTCATCGGTCTAGACGAATGAGTAAAACATGACCTGGTTTCTTACAAAACAACACCCACAGCATCACGATTCTCCATGCCCAAATCATAGTATTTGAggtcaacatcaacaaaaggCAGAATAAGCTGGCAAGACATCAGCCATCACCTTGCCATGTCTAATctcacttcttctctaATCTTTTTCCAGATAATTCTCGTCAtttcatctccatcaatctCCACCACCGGATTCTTGACCTTGATCCTCTCCATACCGGCTGGAGTTGCAGTATAGTCTCGTGTAGTCATGTTGAGATGCTTGATTCCTGTAACACTACCTTGAAGTGAGCGAGTGAAGCCAGATGAGCCTCTCAATATCTAAACTATGTCAACGTTTTATAGATTCAAGATGTATAGGTTTGGGAAAGCTGCAAGATGCTAAAGATCGGAAACGATAACCGATCAAGAGGAGCATTTCGTCACAGAGAGAGCCGAAGAAAGCCGTCGTGGGTGTAGAGCGACGACCTACCATCTTGCTTCAGGCTCTGAATGTGTATATGTAGAGAtatggatgaaaagaagaaaagaggttATGAAAGATATACATACatttaaaaaataaaaataataaaataaaagataatgtCATAATTTCAGTTAAAGCCATTTGTCCGATATTTCCGCCGGATGAGATAAGTCGTTACGTCATCGTTTTTTAACCCAAGTAGCAAGATaattccatcttttcattttatAAACACCTTTTCATGGCAAAAGCTTTATCCAAGCAGCATGAAAAGCTCTCTTTGCCTATTGGCAAGCACTTCAGGCGCTCTCCCGCTCTCAGTCTCCCAGGCATCTGTCCAGCTTATGCCTCCCATCCCGTGAGTTATGCCCGTCGTGAGCTCAGCGTCTGACGGGATGACCAGACTCTATCGTCGTCTTCTTCGTGCTCACCGTCTTTTACCACCAGAGATGAGATATATGGGAGACTCTTATGTTAAATCGGAATTTCGTCTGACTCGCCAAACCGATAATCCCTTGCACATCATTGGCTTTTTGACCCAGTGGAAGCTCTATCTAGATGAAGTGGAAAGCTCGTTGATAACACCAGAAGAAAAGTCGCTGGAGAAATCTGGTCAATGGCGAGGGAAGAAGCTTGATGCGAGCACTTTTGAAGGGCTGAGTACGGAGCAGATGGGACAGCTGTATGAGTTGATGCACGCAACCAAGGACGTTTGGAAGTCGTGTGTCTTTTGACGGTAGCAGGTGTTTATCGGTACTGACCTTTACATGTTTAGGCCAGAGCAGATAAAACAAGAAGCGCAGGCTGCAGGAGCTTTGCCGGTGAATGCAAACGATCCGACAGATAGAGATAACCCATAGTCATGTCGCTTGCAGCTCTTATATATATCGTAGATGTTTTTCATGTAGGCATGTATAACCTATGTATTCCTGACAAAACCAAAATAATGCTCCCAATTCACCTGTGATGACTCGGTCATGTATGTGAGTCAAGTTATTACTGTTGTACAAGGGATTATCAGACATTCCTCACACATGTCAAATCATAAAGATCCAAATTTCCTTTCACTATACATGTCCTGCACGTTGAAGTGTTTTGACTGCCAGTGTCCTTTCCTGGGGtttttcttgtcctttACAAGTTTGGTTTCGAGTTGGTCCGAGGTACACaatgaggaagaattgGAAAGGCATGATGTCGGGATGGGATGTGGAATTTTGTCCAACCTGCCTAATCGGCTGAGCAAATGAAGGGGATTCATGGGTGATATTCCGAAATGGCCTAGCCTGTCTTCCTTCTATGCTGCTTTCTTTGCGTTCACATCTTCCCACCTTCGTTTTTTTCTCAGTCTACCGAGTCCAATCACGCTAGCAATCCCGAATTAAACGATCTCGCAGAGGGCGGGACAATTGCGGGTGTCCCTTGAGCCGGCCTCAACGAGCTCACTTGCATGAGAATTGCACATTCTCTCGTCGCCTGTGTCAACTTTCCTATAGTTTGTCTTATGATTGGAGGGAAAGGATGGGAGAATGACATGGCTTTGACTAGCTCCGACACTTTGACTACAACCTTGATAAATTGCTGGGCATCATCCGGAATTGACGAGATAGGGAGCAGAGATGGAGTGGCCCGGAGACGCATAAGGGATTCTCGTAATGTTGCAGTGTGTTGTTCAGCTACAGAGAGATAATGCACTAGCTCGGCGTGATGCTTGGGCGACATGGTCGATGGACGGCGAGCATGAGAAGactgaagaggaagaggattaGATGAAGGAATCTTAGTAGAATCAGCTTGTCCATGGCCCTGACTACTTGAGCTGCTCATACTGGGACTCTTGATGTGTGAAGAACGGCTCAAGGGAGGTGAGCTTGCACCAACTTCTTCAGCAAGTTTGAGCCAAGAAGTAAAAGCGACATCTGTTGCCGTCTCAATTACATCTAACAAGTCATCGTCAAACAATGTCGCAGAAGCGGGTGTGGGTGGTCGGACATCAACAGACAGTTTTCTCGGGGGATGTAGCGCATGACTTGAGCCAGAAGATAACGATGGTTGATGACCTTGTAAAAATGTCCTGGGTGTAGAACCTGATGATGGAGAAGTATAATTTGCAATGGCTGGTAATTCCAATTGcacctcatcctcttccggCAGTGGTAAATGTATGGTCCCtgatccatctcttctgtGTGCTCCAAACTCTGGCCCCACATAAGCACCAACCTTAAACGGAGGTGATCCCATCATCATACCCCTTTCTACATCCTGACTTGAATAAGAACCCGCCTGCCGTCTCTCTCGTCCCAACCTAGCAGCCTGCGCTCTGCGCCGTTCTGCAGGTGCAGTAGGCGACCCGTCTTGAGGCAATGTGCTATCAATATTGAGAGGTAAGAAGCCCATAACAGGCTGTGGTGAATGTGATTCTCTCCGTTCAATAATGGGTGATATTGGTGTTCGCCCCGAAAAAGGCCCAGACGATGTTATTTTTTGTCCACTTGCTACACTTCGCGAAGGCACGTCCATAAATAACATCTTGATTTCAGGTAATATTTTAGCCATTAGTCTCCAAGAGGTAGCCACTTCTGCCATGGCACCATAAACGTTGACGAGCAGGGTACGTGTGTATCGGATATCACATCCCCATAGAGCAGGTATTTGCAGCCTGACGACAGCAACAACCTTACCAAAAACTGCTACGCTTTCCTTGGTCGTGTCAAACACATCCTTGATTGCCTGGATTGGAGGAGTTCCACGACGAGACATAGAATCAAACCGATCGAGCGCGTTAATGAGTTTGTTAAGATAGGTGCCCGCAGGTTCCATCACTCTTCCAAAAACACCTGTAACTCTTTCATTTACTGCGAATACGAGAAACTGTCGGAGGGCGGTATGAAGCTGAGAAAGGGCAAAGAGTATTCCTCGAATAGCATCAACGAATTTCAATAGAAATGGTGGGATTGTTTTTGAGATGGTTGATGTGGGAAGTGTGGATAGACGACGAAAGTATGAATTGCGTGATTCGTCAATGAGTGGTGTTTCCTGTGCAGAAGATTTTTCTGCAAACTCTCGAATCTCTCCCACACGAGGCAAAAGGTCCACAGAGCCCTTGCGGCCTATGATTCGCGCCATACGCTCTTGGTTCCACCCTGCAGAGGAGACCCCAGCAGACACAGGAGGTGATCTGAGTGGCCTGGACTGGACATTGAGACTCAAGTCAACGGGTCTTTCGTCGCCAACATCCCCTCGTCGTTCTTGAATAATTTTGGCGTGACTTTGCCTCAAGTCAGGTAAAGACTTCTTCGACGTGACACTCATTTGCCCAGAATTTCGTTGAGCGGGTGTATAACTACCACCCCGGTTATGGCCAGGGATAGAAGGAGGTAGTTGGGACGCGTTGGTGGAAGGAGTGCGCGAATGTAATGAAGCGTCTgtggatgatgatggtgtcgatgtgaaagaagaagcagagcgATCTCTCGAGTGTTTCACGTGAGGAGAAAAGCCAGGTGACGATGAATGTAACAGTGAATCTTCCGATCGCGTGTTTGGTACATTTCTCTGCCAAGGTATGAATTCAGTTCGAGGGCTTTCTTCTCGTGATGCGGTAACAAGATGAGCCGCCTTCTGCGAGGAAGGATCAATCATGGAAAATGtttcaacctcttctgGCCAGTGTTCGCCATTTGCCGGGGTGTCAAATGATGTTGCACTAGAAAGCTCCTCTCTATCCAATAGTCAGCTTACAAACAATGTCACAAGCTGATTGCTCACTCGGATGCAGTGTATACTTCCTCACTCCTTCTTGCGCCTTCAGAGACATGCAGGCTCATCCACTTTTTCATTCCGTCGATCCAAGTCTTCAGGTCCTCTTCCTTggtccttttcttcctaGAGGAAGCACCAGGCTTACCTTCAAGCGATGAAGTCTCACACAAGGGCCCGAGTACATCTTTTGGCTACAGAGAGTCAGATCCGCTTTGGGCCAAAATACACGGAACCTACAGGCCATTCAATAGGGTTTTGGTCAACCTTGAGCACTTTCAAAACTGTGAACTCCATCATGTATGACGGCAACACACGGATCTTGTTACTTGTCAAGGATAGTACTTTTAGCTTGACGAGGTGTCCTGGTTGTTCAGGAAAACATGTAATCCGATTCTTGGAGAAATCCAGAATCTCTAAAGCTGGCATTTGAATAATCTGCAAGAGTCAGTCTTGATTCGTGGACC
Proteins encoded in this region:
- a CDS encoding isocitrate dehydrogenase, NADP-dependent, with amino-acid sequence MILRGSSGFTRSLQGSVTGIKHLNMTTRDYTATPAGMERIKVKNPVVEIDGDEMTRIIWKKIREELILPFVDVDLKYYDLGMENRDATDDRVTVESAEAIKKYSVGVKCATITPDEARVKEFNLKEMWKSPNGTIRNILGGTVFREPIILNKIPKPIPGWVKPICIGRHAFGDQYRSTDFIAPGPGKLTLNFTPADGGAPTELNVYDFKGKGVAMSMYNTDESIYGFAHASFKMAISKSMPLFMSTKNTILKKYDGRFKDIFQQVYDSTYKSEFEKLGIYYEHRLIDDMVAQAVKSSGGFVWACKNYDGDVMSDILAQGFGSLGMMTSELITPDGKTMESEAAHGTVTRHYRQYQAGQETSTNPVASIFAWTRGLAFRGKLDGTPELEAFANDLEAACVETIDVDGIMTKDLALTMKGKDMIRQDWVTTDVYMKKVNDKLVEKLKARH
- a CDS encoding acetate non-utilizing protein 9, mitochondrial, which gives rise to MKSSLCLLASTSGALPLSVSQASVQLMPPIPLYRRLLRAHRLLPPEMRYMGDSYVKSEFRLTRQTDNPLHIIGFLTQWKLYLDEVESSLITPEEKSLEKSGQWRGKKLDASTFEGLSTEQMGQLYELMHATKDVWKSPEQIKQEAQAAGALPVNANDPTDRDNP